The Pelomicrobium methylotrophicum nucleotide sequence CGGCGTGATCGGGCTGGAGCTGGGCAGCGTTTGGCGGCGGCTGGGTGCCCAGGTGACTCTGCTGGAAGCCTTGCCCGATTTTCTGCCGGCGGCCGACCACGCGGTTTCCAAGGAGGCATGGAAGCTTTTCACGAGGGAGCAGGGGTTGGACATCCGGCTGGGGGTCAGGATCCTCGGGGCAAAGAGAAGCGGCAAGGGCGTCACGGTGGACTACGAGGACGACCAGGGCAGGCAGTCGCTGGAGTGCGACCGGCTGATCGTTTCCGTGGGCCGGGTACCCAATACCGACGGCCTGGGCCTGGAGGCCGTGGGGCTCTCCGTGGATGCTCGCGGGTTCATCGAGGTGGACGAGCATTGCCGCACCAAGGTGCCGAACGTCTACGCCATCGGCGACGTGGTGCGGGGGCCCATGCTCGCCCACAAGGCGGAGGACGAAGGCGTGATGGTGGCCGAACGCATCGCCGGGCAGGCGGGCCACGTGAACTATGACGCGATTCCCTGGGTGATCTACACGGCGCCGGAGATCGCCTGGGTGGGCAAGACCGAGCAGCAGCTGAAGAGCGAAGGGGTGGAGTACCGCAGCGGGCGCTTTCCCTTCTCCATCAATGGCCGAGCCCTGGGGCAGGGGGAAGTAGCGGGCTTCGTGAAGATTCTGGCGGACGCCCGAACCGACCGGGTGCTTGGGGTGCACATCGTGGGGACCCACGCCTCCGAACTGATTGCCGAGGCCACGATGGCAATGGAGTTCTCCGCCAGCTCGGAGGACATCGCCCGCATCTGCCATCCGCATCCCTCGCTTTCAGAGGCGGTGCGGGAAGCGGCGCTGGCGGTGGACAGGCGAGCGCTCAATATGTAGCTTGCAGTTCGGCGTCGCGACGACGGAAAGGAGGGCCAGGCGCCGGCGCATGCCAGGCTCGATCCCGGGCCATCGGTGCCAGGCTCCCAACCTTCACGACTCTCCATGCAGAAGCTTGCATTCGAAGCGTCCGAGCAGATCGCGAGCGACTTCACCGGAGCGACTGACATCGATTTGCGCACGCTTTACCAGCGGACGCTTACGCGCCGCGGTTTCGTCGCCGATCCGGCCCAACTGCGCGTGGTCGAGCACCTGCAGAAGCTCTACGAGGAGTGGGTCGAGTACAAGGCGCGCCGCAGGACGCGGCTGCACCGGTTGCTGATCCGTCCGCCGCTGCCGCGGGGCGCCTACCTGTGGGGTGGGGTGGGCCGCGGCAAGAGCTTCCTCATGGACAGCTTCTTCGGGGTGCTGCCGCTCACGCGCAAGCGGCGGGTGCATTTTCACCACTTCATGCGGGAAGTGCATCGGGAGCTGGAGGCGCTGAAAGGGCGGGAAGATCCGCTGAAGGTCCTGGCGGACCGCTTGGTCAGGCGTTACCGGCTCATCTGCTTCGACGAGTTCCATGTGTCCGACATCGCCGATGCCATGATTTTAGGGCGGCTCCTGCCGGCGCTCTCGGAGCGGGGCATCGTGTTCTGCATGACCTCCAACGATCATCCCGATCAGCTCTACCCGAACGGGCTGCAGCGAGAGCGCTTTTTCCCGGCGATCCAGCACATCAAGGAAAGACTCGACGTCATCGCCCTCGACGGCGATGTGGACTACCGGCAACGGGCCCTGGAGCGGGTCAGAACTTACGTCTGCCCCCTCGGTCCCGAGGCGGAGGCCCTGCTCGCCGAAGACTTCGAACGACTGAAGGACGTGGAAGATGAGCACCACCCCCTGGATATCGAGGGGCGCCAGATCCCGTATCGCCGCCGCGCCGGAGGCGTCGTGTGGTTCGATTTCTCAGCCTTATGCGGCTCGCCCCGCTCCCAGGCCGATTATCTAGACCTGGCCATGCGCTTCCACACGGTGATCCTGTCCGACGTGCCGCGCATGACGCCCGCGCAGGCCGACGAGGCGCGGCGTTTCACGTGGCTTGTGGATGTGTTCTACGATCACCGCATCAAGCTCATCGTCTCCGCCGAAGTTCCGCCCGAGAAGCTTTACGTCGAGGGCTTGAACAGCCGAGAGTTCCGGCGCACGGCGAGCCGCCTGGTCGAAATGCAGACTCGCGAATACCTCGCGCAAAAGGTTCGGCGCTGACCGCCGCCGGGCTCAAGGTCCGGGAGCCGCATTTTTCTCCTGGAAGGCATGGCTCAGGTATCAGGGACCACGGTCGTGCCGGAGCGCCAGTGCCTCGGCGATGCCCTCGCGCCGTGGGCCGAAGTGTTTCCGGATCGCGCCTAGTTGTTCTGGTTCAGCTTGCGCCACAGGGTCGTGCGGCTCACGCCCAGGCGCTTGGCGGCTTCCTTGATGTTGCCGCCGCACTCCTGCAGGGTTCGCTGGATATGGGCGATCTCGTGGGCCTGCCTGAGCGAGCGCAAAGGCTTCGGCCCAGCGAGGGCCTCTGCAGCGGGACTCGTTTCCTCCGTAAACAGCTCCGGCGCGATGCTGCGCAGTGCCGCAGCATCTAGCGCGCCGGTGTGACAGAAGAACACGGCAGCCCGCTCAATGATATTTTCCATTTCCCGCACATTACCCGGCCATGAATAGCGCTCGAAGCAAGGCAGCAGCATCTCCAGCATGGCCTGCGTCTCCCGGGGCATGCCCAACCGCTGCAGCGCCCCCTCCAGCAAGCGCTCAGCAATCGCCGGCACGTCCTCCCGCCGATCCCGCAAGGGCGGCACATGGAGATGCAGGATGTTGAGGCGGTAGTAAAGGTCGGCGCGGAACCTGCCTTCGGCGACGCTTTTGCGCAGGTCGCGGTTGGTGGCAGCGATGACCCGCACGTCCACGGGCGTCGGATCGTTGGCCCCGAGCCTCAGCACTTCCCGCTCCTGCAGCACCCGCAGCAGCTTCGCCTGGAGCGTCAACGGCATTTCGCCCACCTCGTCGAGGAACAGGGTGCCGGTGTGGGCCGACTCGAACAGACCGGTCTTGCCTCCACGGCGCGAACCGCTGAAGGCGCCTTCTTCGTAGCCGAACAGCTCGCTCTCGAGGAGGGCTTCTGGAAAGGCGGCGCAATTGATGGCGACGAAGGGGTGGTTCCTCCTGCGGCTCGCGTTGTGAATTCCCTGGGCCAGCAGTTCCTTGCCGGTCCCGGACTCGCCCGTGATCAGCACGGTGGCGTCAGTCTTGCCGTACTGGGCGGCGAGGCGCTTTGCCTGGACGATGGCTTCAGAGGTGCCGACGATCTGGTGGAGCTCGTATCTGGCCACGAACTTGCGCGGCCGGTGCTGGGACCGGAGGCTGCGATCGGCCCGCTGGATGGCGGTGGAGTCCTGGCAGGTCAGCACTGCCCCGGTCTGGGCTCCGTGGGTGCGGATGGGGATGCAGTTGGTGACGACGGTGCGGTTGCCGATCCGCTGGATGCGCTCCAACTCGGTGCTGCCCCTCTGCAGCGTGCGCTCAAGCCCGAGGCCAGGGGCGATCTCGCCCACGAATCTGCCTAGCGCCGCGCTCGCCCCGACGCCCAGCAGCTTTTCCATGGCCGGGTTGAGGGACTGGATCCGGCCCTGCATGTCCACAGCGATCACGCCTTCGTGCAAGTGGCGCAGGATGCTGTCCAGCCACTCCCGTTGGGTTTCCTGGAGGCGTCGCATGCGGGCGATTTCGATGGCGTCTTCCAGGGCCTTGCGGGCGGCGTTGGATGAATAGAGGAACACGCCTGTCAGTCCCGCCTCCTGGGCCAGCCGCGTGATCATGCTGGAGCCGACGATGACCTGAAAGCCATTGGCGGCCAGCTCCCGGACCCGCTGTCGGGCGTCCTGGGGGGTGGTGTAGTAGCACTGCTCGATTTCGAGATTCAGCAGTTCCTTGACCTCTTCCAGCTCAGAGCGGATGGCCTGGTAGCTGAAAATGGCGATGCGGTGGGAGACTTCGCTCGCCTGGCGCAACGCGTGCAAGATATCAAAGCCCGTCACCTTCAGCAGGACCACCGGGACGCTCAGGCGCTCCCGCAGGTAGGCGCCGCTCGCTCCCGCTGAAACGAACACATCGACCGCGCCCTGCTGGATGAGGCTTTGGGCCGTCCCCAGTGCGTTCTCGAAAACCTGGTTGACAATGCGCACGTCTGCCCGCGACTCGTAGCTGGGAAGGATCGGCGGAAGCAGGCGAACGAAGCTGGAACCGATGGCGCAGATGCGGGGCTTCGGTGTGGTCGCCGGACTGGTGAAATCCAATGGCGCCTCCGCGATGGGAATGGGACCGCTCGAAGCCGGGGTGACGGGGAAGTTCATTGCCGGTATTCCTTCTCCTGGGCTAGGGTATACGGTATGTTTCATCTGCGCAATAAGCGCGTTTCCAACATGAAACTGACGCCGAAAATCAGGCCTGCTCTTGCGTTCTCGAAGCCGAGCGCTTGTGCCAACGATCGTCCTAAAAACAATCCTGTAGGCTCACCTCTGTCACAACGGCGTGGGGGATTGGGCGCCTGGCATTCCCCTTGCCACAGGGTCAGGTCAGCGCCTGCAGCGTCCGGAACGGAGCCCGGGAAGGCGTGGGGGTGGGCGCCGTGATCGCACCGTGCGCTTCAATTGAATGAAACGAGGGCAAGATGACTGACCTCTCTTCGGCAGGGGCCCGTTTTCGCGCCGCCGTGCAGGCGGAGCGGCCGCTGCAGGTGGTGGGGACCATCAACGCTTATTCGGCCCGGCTCGCGGAGCGGGCGGGCTTCAGGGCCATTTACCTGTCGGGGGGCGGCGTGGCCGCTGCCTCGCTGGGGCTGCCGGATTTAGGGATCAGCACTTTGGATGACGTGCTCACAGACGTGAGGCGCATCACGGACGCCTGCTCGCTGCCGCTGCTGGTGGACGCCGACACGGGCTTCGGGAGCGCCTTTAACATCGCGCGCACGGTGAAATCGCTCATCAAATTCGGCGCGGGCGCGATGCACATCGAGGACCAGGTGCAAGCCAAGCGCTGCGGCCACCGGCCGGGAAAGGAAATCGTCTCGGTCCAGGAGATGGTGGATCGCATCAAAGCAGCCGTGGATGCCCGCACAGACCCCCAGTTCGTCATCATGGCGCGCACCGATGCGCTGGCGGTGGAGGGGCTCGAGGCCACCATCGACCGCGCTTGCGCCTTCGTGGAGGCGGGCGCCGACATGATCTTTCCGGAAGCGGTGACGGAGCTCGCCCAGTATCGCCGGTTCGCCGAGGCGGTGACGGTCCCCATCCTGGCCAACATTACCGAGTTCGGACGCACGCCCCTCTATACGGTGGAGGAGCTGCGCTGTGCCGGCGTGGCGATCGCCCTGTACCCCTTGTCCGCGTTCCGCGCAGCGGCGAAGGCGTCCTTGGGCGTCTACGAGGCATTGCGGCGCGAAGGCACGCAGGCCAGCGTGCTCCCGGCGATGCAGACACGGGCCGAGCTCTACGACATATTGAACTACCACGCTTTTGAAGCGAAGCTGGACGTATTGTTTGCGAAAGGGAGAGGTTGATGAGTGGATTGGAAGTCGCCGGTAGAGGGAAGGTGAAGAAGTCGGTGGCGCTCTCGGGGGTGGTGGCGGGCAACACGGCGCTGTGCACGGT carries:
- the prpB gene encoding methylisocitrate lyase encodes the protein MTDLSSAGARFRAAVQAERPLQVVGTINAYSARLAERAGFRAIYLSGGGVAAASLGLPDLGISTLDDVLTDVRRITDACSLPLLVDADTGFGSAFNIARTVKSLIKFGAGAMHIEDQVQAKRCGHRPGKEIVSVQEMVDRIKAAVDARTDPQFVIMARTDALAVEGLEATIDRACAFVEAGADMIFPEAVTELAQYRRFAEAVTVPILANITEFGRTPLYTVEELRCAGVAIALYPLSAFRAAAKASLGVYEALRREGTQASVLPAMQTRAELYDILNYHAFEAKLDVLFAKGRG
- the zapE gene encoding cell division protein ZapE — translated: MDLRTLYQRTLTRRGFVADPAQLRVVEHLQKLYEEWVEYKARRRTRLHRLLIRPPLPRGAYLWGGVGRGKSFLMDSFFGVLPLTRKRRVHFHHFMREVHRELEALKGREDPLKVLADRLVRRYRLICFDEFHVSDIADAMILGRLLPALSERGIVFCMTSNDHPDQLYPNGLQRERFFPAIQHIKERLDVIALDGDVDYRQRALERVRTYVCPLGPEAEALLAEDFERLKDVEDEHHPLDIEGRQIPYRRRAGGVVWFDFSALCGSPRSQADYLDLAMRFHTVILSDVPRMTPAQADEARRFTWLVDVFYDHRIKLIVSAEVPPEKLYVEGLNSREFRRTASRLVEMQTREYLAQKVRR
- the prpR gene encoding propionate catabolism operon regulatory protein PrpR, translating into MNFPVTPASSGPIPIAEAPLDFTSPATTPKPRICAIGSSFVRLLPPILPSYESRADVRIVNQVFENALGTAQSLIQQGAVDVFVSAGASGAYLRERLSVPVVLLKVTGFDILHALRQASEVSHRIAIFSYQAIRSELEEVKELLNLEIEQCYYTTPQDARQRVRELAANGFQVIVGSSMITRLAQEAGLTGVFLYSSNAARKALEDAIEIARMRRLQETQREWLDSILRHLHEGVIAVDMQGRIQSLNPAMEKLLGVGASAALGRFVGEIAPGLGLERTLQRGSTELERIQRIGNRTVVTNCIPIRTHGAQTGAVLTCQDSTAIQRADRSLRSQHRPRKFVARYELHQIVGTSEAIVQAKRLAAQYGKTDATVLITGESGTGKELLAQGIHNASRRRNHPFVAINCAAFPEALLESELFGYEEGAFSGSRRGGKTGLFESAHTGTLFLDEVGEMPLTLQAKLLRVLQEREVLRLGANDPTPVDVRVIAATNRDLRKSVAEGRFRADLYYRLNILHLHVPPLRDRREDVPAIAERLLEGALQRLGMPRETQAMLEMLLPCFERYSWPGNVREMENIIERAAVFFCHTGALDAAALRSIAPELFTEETSPAAEALAGPKPLRSLRQAHEIAHIQRTLQECGGNIKEAAKRLGVSRTTLWRKLNQNN
- the lpdA gene encoding dihydrolipoyl dehydrogenase, translating into MTKRFDVLVIGAGPGGYIASIRAAQLGFSVGCVEKWKTPRGEPALGGTCLNVGCIPSKALLESSENYERVVRKLGEHGIVAQQVTVDVAKMLARKDRIVAKMTGGIATLFKKNKIEWLQGHGRFVSGGDVIKIEVTGDAGAQTVEAKHVIIATGSKARRLAGIEVDNVVIADNEGALSFDSVPKRLGVIGAGVIGLELGSVWRRLGAQVTLLEALPDFLPAADHAVSKEAWKLFTREQGLDIRLGVRILGAKRSGKGVTVDYEDDQGRQSLECDRLIVSVGRVPNTDGLGLEAVGLSVDARGFIEVDEHCRTKVPNVYAIGDVVRGPMLAHKAEDEGVMVAERIAGQAGHVNYDAIPWVIYTAPEIAWVGKTEQQLKSEGVEYRSGRFPFSINGRALGQGEVAGFVKILADARTDRVLGVHIVGTHASELIAEATMAMEFSASSEDIARICHPHPSLSEAVREAALAVDRRALNM